Part of the bacterium genome is shown below.
AGCTGGGCGGTGAGCGAGTTGACCACCACCGGCGCCCCGCACAGGTAGTACTCGTCTTGGGCGTGCCTCTCGAAATACTTGGCGAAGAACACGCCGTCTATGCGCCCCCGCTCCCCGTCCCAGCCCTCCTCCTCGCCGGAGAGAATCGGGATGTAGTGGAATTTCGGGTTCTTCTCCCACTCCTCGATGTCCGCCCCGCCGTAGAGGTCGGCCTTCGCGCGGGCGCCGAAGAAGAGGAACACCTCCACCTCCGGGTCGCTCTCTAAAATATCCGGGATCAGGCTGCGGAAGGGCGCCAGCCCGACGCCGGTGGCCAGGCACACGGCGTTGCGCCCCGAGCGCGAGTAGAGGAACTCGCCGTAAGGCCCGGAGAACTTCACCGGGTCGCCATCCTTCAGGCCGAAGAGGTAGGTGCTGGCGACGCCTTTTTCTTCCAGGCGCACGTTGAAGGAAACGGTCTCCTGCAGGCTTGGCAGGCTGGCCATGGAGTAGGCGCGGTAAACCGCCTCGCCGGTCTCGGGGTCCGGGGCCTGAATCTGGACGTACTGCCCGGCCTTGAACTTTATCTGCGGCGGGTCGGTGAGCCGGAAGGTCAACTCCTTGATGGCCGGCGTCACCCGCTCGCTTTTTTCCAGCACCGCCTCGTACTCTCCGATTTTGAAGTACCTAGACGGAATCTCCAACCGCATGTCGCCGCGGACCTTCACCTGGCAACTCAAGCGCACGTTCCGGGCCATTTCCTCGTCGGTGAGGACGATTTTTTCCGTGGGGAGGTACGGCCCGGCGCCGGAAGTCACCACCAGCTTGCAGTAGGCGCAGGTGCCCTTGCCGCCGCAGGCGCTGGGGATGAAGTACCTCTGCTGGAAGAGGGTGTAGAGGAGCGAGTTGCCGGCCTTGACCGATAGCTCCTTGTCCCCGTTGAGGGTAAGGGTGACCACCCCGTAGTCGGCAA
Proteins encoded:
- a CDS encoding FAD-binding oxidoreductase; this translates as MLPIILTSAAVIGGIALALGLILALADRFLADYGVVTLTLNGDKELSVKAGNSLLYTLFQQRYFIPSACGGKGTCAYCKLVVTSGAGPYLPTEKIVLTDEEMARNVRLSCQVKVRGDMRLEIPSRYFKIGEYEAVLEKSERVTPAIKELTFRLTDPPQIKFKAGQYVQIQAPDPETGEAVYRAYSMASLPSLQETVSFNVRLEEKGVASTYLFGLKDGDPVKFSGPYGEFLYSRSGRNAVCLATGVGLAPFRSLIPDILESDPEVEVFLFFGARAKADLYGGADIEEWEKNPKFHYIPILSGEEEGWDGERGRIDGVFFAKYFERHAQDEYYLCGAPVVVNSLTAQLIEKGVPEGRIHFDKFG